In a single window of the Pseudomonas sp. B21-015 genome:
- a CDS encoding DUF2635 domain-containing protein, translated as MTKRITVVPADGRAVPDPEACDLLPAEGREVPDTAWWRRRLADGDVTIKGAKAQSTKAAGAAKTEDAQ; from the coding sequence ATGACCAAGCGCATCACCGTGGTGCCGGCCGATGGCCGTGCTGTGCCCGATCCGGAGGCTTGCGACCTGTTGCCGGCCGAGGGCCGGGAAGTTCCCGACACCGCCTGGTGGCGCCGTCGCCTGGCCGATGGTGACGTCACAATCAAAGGCGCGAAAGCACAATCCACCAAAGCCGCAGGCGCGGCGAAGACCGAGGACGCTCAATAA
- a CDS encoding phage tail tube protein codes for MGQLIAGTAYVKVDGTQLTIKGGAEAPLMTVKRETVYPGFYKEEELAPYLKMTTLFEAGFPLKTLVNGRDMTVTCEFKNGRVYVLSGAYLVDEPSLKGDEGEVELQFDGVNGSWQ; via the coding sequence ATGGGTCAATTAATCGCGGGCACCGCTTACGTCAAAGTAGATGGCACGCAGTTAACAATTAAGGGTGGCGCAGAAGCACCGCTCATGACGGTAAAGCGGGAAACGGTTTATCCCGGTTTCTACAAGGAAGAAGAGCTGGCGCCCTACCTGAAGATGACCACGCTCTTTGAAGCGGGCTTCCCGCTCAAAACCCTGGTCAACGGTCGGGATATGACCGTCACCTGTGAATTCAAAAATGGTCGGGTGTACGTCCTGTCGGGCGCGTACCTGGTTGATGAGCCTTCTTTGAAAGGCGATGAAGGCGAAGTCGAGTTGCAATTTGATGGCGTCAATGGGAGTTGGCAATGA
- a CDS encoding phage tail assembly protein: protein MSDSMKLQVAIEAHGEPVTELTIRRPTVLEVRAIKALPYKIDKNEEVSLDMDVAAKYIAVCAGIPPSSVNQLDLADLNALSWAVASFFMSAASTPSSN, encoded by the coding sequence ATGAGTGATTCTATGAAGTTGCAGGTCGCCATTGAGGCTCACGGCGAGCCGGTCACCGAGCTGACGATACGCCGTCCGACGGTGCTGGAAGTCCGCGCCATTAAGGCGCTGCCCTACAAGATCGACAAAAACGAAGAAGTTAGCCTGGATATGGATGTCGCGGCGAAGTACATCGCGGTCTGCGCGGGCATCCCGCCGTCGTCGGTCAATCAGCTGGATCTGGCCGACCTCAATGCATTGAGCTGGGCGGTGGCCAGTTTTTTCATGAGTGCGGCGTCGACACCATCAAGCAACTGA
- a CDS encoding phage head closure protein produces MAMREPSAGELDRRITIRLRTDIPAPDQGLDSVFTEQKKRWAKIEPVGTAVYANGVQTDVKITHRVIFYYLKGMSDAHEVLHGSIIYRVCRVADMNGTRRYTLLEVEEQGPERPGGGIYG; encoded by the coding sequence ATGGCCATGCGCGAACCGAGTGCCGGTGAACTGGACAGACGCATCACGATCCGATTGCGGACAGATATCCCTGCGCCGGACCAAGGACTTGACTCAGTATTCACCGAGCAGAAAAAACGCTGGGCAAAGATCGAACCTGTCGGCACCGCTGTTTACGCGAACGGCGTCCAGACTGATGTGAAGATTACCCATCGGGTGATCTTCTATTACCTGAAGGGAATGAGCGACGCCCACGAAGTGTTGCATGGCTCCATCATCTACCGGGTGTGCAGGGTCGCTGACATGAATGGTACGCGGCGTTACACCCTTCTTGAAGTTGAAGAGCAGGGGCCCGAACGGCCCGGGGGAGGTATCTATGGCTAA
- a CDS encoding phage tail sheath subtilisin-like domain-containing protein — MAIGFSNIPADIRVPLFYAEMDNSAANSASSAMRRLIVAQVNDNATSESIGKLVLVSSMALAKDIGGQGSMLAAMYETWRKTDPIGEIWCLPLIKDAGAVAKATITITGTATEAGLLNVYVGGVRVQSTVVAAATAAVAASALAVKINASPDLPVTAAAVEGVVTFTCKWTGESGNDISIAMNRLGKSNGEATPTGLALVATPMAAGVGAPDPLDAIAALGDEPFEFMCVPWSDVTTLNAWKDAMDDSTGRWSWAKQLFGHVYSAKRGTLGTLVAAGQARNDQHMTIQAMEPSVPQPFWVQAAALAARIAVFISADASRPTQSGSLPGLDPAPASDRFTLTERQSLLNYGMATAYYEGGYVRIQRSITTYQKNAYGQADNSYLDSETMHQSAYIVRRMQSVITSKYGRHKLASDGTKFGAGQPIVTPSTIRGELIAQYAKLENEGHVENAELFAEHLVVERDSNDPSRVNVLFPPDYINGLRIFAMLNQFRLQYDAAA; from the coding sequence ATGGCTATCGGATTCAGCAACATCCCCGCCGATATCCGTGTGCCGCTGTTCTATGCGGAAATGGATAATTCGGCGGCCAACAGTGCGTCGTCGGCCATGCGCCGGCTGATCGTCGCCCAGGTCAACGACAACGCCACCAGCGAAAGCATCGGCAAGCTGGTGCTGGTGTCCAGCATGGCGCTGGCTAAAGACATTGGCGGACAGGGTTCGATGCTGGCGGCTATGTATGAGACTTGGCGCAAGACCGATCCCATTGGCGAGATCTGGTGCCTGCCGCTGATCAAGGATGCGGGCGCTGTTGCCAAGGCAACCATCACGATCACAGGCACCGCCACCGAGGCGGGCCTGTTGAATGTGTACGTCGGCGGTGTGCGCGTACAGTCAACGGTAGTTGCCGCTGCAACGGCGGCAGTTGCCGCCAGTGCGTTGGCGGTCAAGATCAACGCTTCCCCAGACCTGCCCGTCACGGCTGCGGCTGTAGAGGGTGTCGTAACATTTACCTGCAAGTGGACGGGCGAGAGCGGCAACGACATCAGCATCGCCATGAACCGTTTGGGCAAGTCCAATGGCGAAGCGACCCCTACCGGGTTGGCGTTGGTGGCAACGCCGATGGCCGCCGGTGTCGGTGCCCCTGATCCGCTAGACGCGATTGCGGCGTTGGGCGATGAGCCCTTTGAGTTCATGTGCGTGCCCTGGTCCGACGTCACCACGCTGAATGCCTGGAAGGATGCGATGGACGACAGCACCGGGCGCTGGAGCTGGGCCAAGCAATTGTTCGGTCACGTTTACAGCGCGAAGCGTGGCACGCTCGGTACATTGGTTGCGGCTGGTCAGGCTCGTAACGATCAGCATATGACCATTCAGGCCATGGAACCCAGCGTGCCGCAACCGTTCTGGGTGCAGGCGGCGGCGCTGGCCGCGCGCATCGCAGTGTTCATCTCGGCCGATGCCAGCCGTCCAACCCAAAGCGGCAGTCTGCCAGGACTCGACCCGGCGCCGGCCAGCGACCGATTCACCCTGACCGAGCGTCAGTCGCTGCTGAACTACGGCATGGCCACCGCGTACTACGAAGGCGGTTACGTGCGTATTCAGCGGTCGATCACCACGTACCAGAAGAACGCCTATGGCCAAGCTGACAATTCGTACCTGGACAGCGAAACCATGCACCAATCAGCGTACATCGTCCGGCGCATGCAGAGCGTGATCACCAGCAAATACGGACGCCACAAGCTGGCGAGCGACGGCACGAAGTTCGGCGCCGGTCAGCCCATCGTCACCCCGAGCACGATCAGGGGCGAGCTGATCGCGCAGTATGCAAAGCTCGAAAATGAAGGCCACGTAGAAAATGCCGAGCTGTTCGCCGAACACCTGGTGGTCGAGCGCGACAGCAACGACCCGAGCCGGGTGAACGTATTGTTCCCGCCGGACTACATCAACGGCCTGCGTATCTTCGCGATGCTCAACCAGTTCCGCCTTCAGTACGACGCCGCGGCGTAA